The nucleotide window AAACCTAAATCTTCTTCAGCTTTTTCACCCAATTCCTGACCAAAATAGACCATTGTTGGTGAGGTACTTATGGTTGCAGAAACGACCATTGCTGGTTTTCCTTTTTCAGCATTACCAGCAAAATCTGGACTTGCAATACGTTGCTCGTCGTGATTTTCTAAAAAGTGAAGCATATGATGCTCAATATCTTTTAAATCCTCTTGAATTGGAGGAATGTTGTACGTACTTCCATGACCTTGCATTACGTGTTTTAAGGTATCATACAATTGTACCTTGTCGTACAAGTAATCCATTTTTCCTTTTTTGATGTAAGCTCTATACAAATGTGGTTGGTAAACCTCAGCCAATAAAAATGCCTCTGGATTCTTCATTTTAATGTGGGAATTCATGTAACTCCAAAATTCTACAGGCACCATTTCTGCCATATCAAATCGGAAACCATCTACACCTTTGGCTGTCCAATACAGGGCAACGTCTTTAAACTTTACCCAAGAACTAGGCACTGTTTTGTCTTTCCAAAAGTTATAATGTGCTTTATAATCTTTGTTATCGAAACCTTCAGGAAGTTCGTCAAAATCTTTTTTGCCATCTGGATTGATTCCATAGTTCACTTTTACGGTTTCGTACCAATCGTTCATATTGGGCTGCGACGCTCTTGAACCATTACCTGTCCATTTTGCAGGAATTTCTTCAAACTTTCCGTCAGCTTTGGGATGATTTTCGCCTCCTAAAGGCTGATAACCGTTTTTCCAATTGGGCACTTTAAAAGCTTCACCTGGATTGTAATAAAAGTTGTTATTGACTGCGTAAGTCACAGTTTTATCATCTTCTGCTCCAAAATCCGTTGTGCCTTCAGGATTAGTTAAACTCTGATAATTTCGAGCCACGTGGTTTGGAACAATATCTATTAACACTTTTAAACCTGCGTTGTGCGAACGCTCGATTAAGGCTTCAAACTCTTGTAATCGGTTTTCTACATTTTCAGCTAAATCTGGATTTACATTATAATAATCCTTAACCGCATAAGGCGAACCTGCACGACCTTTAACGACATCAGGATCATCGTTAGAAATTCCGTATTTTGAATAGTCGGTAATTACACCGTGATGTGGCACACCTGTGTACCAAATATGTGTCACTCCCAAATCCTTAATTTCAGCAAGTGCTTTATCCGTGAAATCGTTGAATTTACCAACTCCATTTTCTTCTAAAGTTCCCCAAGGTTTGTTGTTGGTATTGGTATTTCCGAATAAACGTGTAAACACCTGATATACGACTTCTTTCTTTTTTATTTTGGGCATTTTTTCTTCGGTTTTGTCGGTAAGTGTAGTCCTTTCTTTGGTTTCATCTTTGC belongs to Winogradskyella sp. J14-2 and includes:
- a CDS encoding alpha-amylase family glycosyl hydrolase, which codes for MKTKTTYIIAFLLLTILACKDETKERTTLTDKTEEKMPKIKKKEVVYQVFTRLFGNTNTNNKPWGTLEENGVGKFNDFTDKALAEIKDLGVTHIWYTGVPHHGVITDYSKYGISNDDPDVVKGRAGSPYAVKDYYNVNPDLAENVENRLQEFEALIERSHNAGLKVLIDIVPNHVARNYQSLTNPEGTTDFGAEDDKTVTYAVNNNFYYNPGEAFKVPNWKNGYQPLGGENHPKADGKFEEIPAKWTGNGSRASQPNMNDWYETVKVNYGINPDGKKDFDELPEGFDNKDYKAHYNFWKDKTVPSSWVKFKDVALYWTAKGVDGFRFDMAEMVPVEFWSYMNSHIKMKNPEAFLLAEVYQPHLYRAYIKKGKMDYLYDKVQLYDTLKHVMQGHGSTYNIPPIQEDLKDIEHHMLHFLENHDEQRIASPDFAGNAEKGKPAMVVSATISTSPTMVYFGQELGEKAEEDLGFGDPIRTSIFDYGSVPSVVRWVNNKQFDGGQSTEAEKNLRDFYKRLLNFTITSDALMGDYQDLQHYNQQHTEWYNDKVLSFARWSANEKLIIISNFNAENIYGFELQLPEDLISKLKLKDGDYQVEDQLYKNYTSTLKVEGGKAQVRIDIKPLESFILKIK